In the genome of Triticum urartu cultivar G1812 chromosome 5, Tu2.1, whole genome shotgun sequence, one region contains:
- the LOC125507354 gene encoding BTB/POZ and MATH domain-containing protein 2-like, protein MMNKNSKLSKPYTMSTSWHASGNGLPSVPGSASSIIAGAVSGYHLLKIVGYSRTKELPNGEWIDSCPFQVGGRTWHVRYYPNGNKNEDIDYISVFLEFDGTVAEAEAVKAQAKFSLLDQDGNPAPTYSWGTGTRNYSVEKTWGFKQYIKRDELEKSELLKDDSFAVKVDVTVMSEFHARKTPTIVVPPSDIHRHLGDLLSSKAGVDVEFRVGGKTFSAHRLVLAARSPVFRAEFFGNMKESTTTEPICIDAIEAEVFKALLAFMYTDALPDMDQQEESAMAQHLLVATDRYDLERLKLICEDKLCNHIDTSSVATILALAEQHHCHELKAACLVFLSSPVNLDGAMESEGFQFLTKSCPGVIKDLLMSHVAPSLLGKRKSKA, encoded by the exons ATGATGAACAAGAACT CCAAACTGAGCAAGCCATACACCATGTCGACCTCCTGGCATGCCAGCGGCAATGGTCTCCCCTCCGTTCCCGGCTCCGCTTCCTCCATCATCGCCGGCGCCGTGAGCGGCTACCACTTGCTGAAGATCGTCGGCTACTCGCGCACCAAGGAGCTCCCCAATGGCGAGTGGATCGACTCTTGCCCGTTCCAGGTGGGAGGCCGCACGTGGCATGTTCGCTACTATCCCAACGGGAACAAGAACGAAGATATCGATTACATATCCGTCTTTCTCGAATTCGATGGTACCGTCGCCGAGGCCGAGGCCGTGAAGGCACAAGCCAAGTTCAGCTTGCTCGACCAAGATGGGAATCCGGCGCCGACCTATAGCTGGGGAACCGGCACCAGAAACTACTCCGTGGAAAAAACTTGGGGATTCAAACAGTACATCAAAAGGGATGAGTTGGAGAAATCAGAGCTTCTCAAGGACGATTCCTTCGCTGTCAAGGTCGATGTCACTGTCATGAGCGAGTTCCACGCACGGAAGACACCAACCATCGTGGTGCCACCGTCCGACATACACCGGCACCTCGGGGATCTCCTGTCGAGCAAGGCGGGCGTCGATGTCGAATTCCGGGTCGGCGGGAAGACATTCTCGGCACACCGTTTGGTGCTCGCGGCACGGTCTCCGGTCTTCAGAGCAGAGTTCTTTGGGAACATGAAGGAGAGCACCACCACTGAGCCCATATGTATAGATGCCATTGAGGCAGAGGTGTTCAAGGCTCTGCTTGCTTTCATGTACACAGATGCATTGCCTGATATGGATCAACAGGAGGAATCTGCCATGGCTCAGCATTTGCTGGTTGCAACAGATAGGTATGATCTCGAGAGGCTGAAGCTGATTTGTGAAGATAAGTTGTGCAATCATATCGATACGAGCTCCGTGGCGACTATCTTGGCCTTGGCGGAGCAGCACCACTGCCACGAGCTTAAGGCGGCATGCTTGGTGTTCCTCAGCTCGCCAGTGAATCTGGATGGGGCCATGGAGTCTGAAGGTTTCCAGTTTTTAACCAAGAGCTGCCCTGGTGTTATTAAGGATCTTCTAATGTCCCACGTTGCTCCTAGTTTACTTGGGAAAAGAAAATCAAAGGCATGA